A region of the Melanotaenia boesemani isolate fMelBoe1 chromosome 6, fMelBoe1.pri, whole genome shotgun sequence genome:
agccttgatttgtgcacaaaacttttattaacacaaaaatacgactacaaatcttagaatcatgcatacgtctttttgacagctatcttatacgataATATAAGCTTAATAATATCGATTAGTTCTGAATGGTTGCCCGAAAGTTTCAATCTGACTGGAATAGGGGTGGGGGTTACCTGGGCCAGTGTTCGGCCATCCAGGGCGTTGGCTGTCATGGGATGTGGTAGAGGAACCAGTGGTATCTGAGCCTTCTCAGCCAAGCCAATGTCCAGAAAGCTGTCCTCTGCACCAGAATCAAGTAAGGCGGGGATAGTGACAGACTGGTCAGAACAAGTTAAGGTTGCGGGAATCTGTGTCTTGGTTGGGGTAGTGGTTCTGTAACTGGTTTGACCCGTCAGGACACCGACCTTTACTGACGGGCCCCCTCTTTTGGGCGCACAGGACAGGAAATACGGAAGTGACCAGCTTCACCACAATACAGACACTCACCAGCCCGCAGCCTTTTCTGGCGTTCGGCCAGAGCCAGATGAGCCCGCTCCACCTGCATTGGCTCCTTGGTAGAGAGGAACGAAGCCGAAGAAACCAGGGAAGGATGGGGCGTGGATGTCGTGTCATCTCCTTGAACCGGCACAGACCGGGACCCCCTATGGTCCCGACGCCTCTCCCGAAGACGGTTGTCCAAACAAATGGCCAAATCGATTAGGTCATCGAGATCCTCCGGAAGATCTCGGGTCACCAGCTCGTCCTTCAGCGTGTCTGTTAAACAGTGCAAGAAATGATCTGTTAATGCAGTGGGGTTCCACTTTGAGTCAGCGGCAAGAGTCCAGAACTCGACGGAGAATTCGGCCACACTCAAGGCACCCTGCTTCAACGTCATACAATGCTTGGCCGCTTCCCGACCACGCACAGGATCgtcaaaaaccttttttaattGCTGTAGGTTAAAGTGTGCAGTGGTGTGGTTTCCAGATAAGCCTTTCGCCCAGGTCAGTGCTCTGGATGTTAGCAGACCTATAATGAAAGAGACTTTGAACCTGTCAGTGGCGTAGGTGAGTGGTTTCTGTTCAAACACAAGAGAGCACTGAAGGAGGAAACCTCTACACTTGCCCAACTCTCCAGTGTAGGGTTTGGGGTCAGGAATGTGAACTTCACGGGTGGATGCAGTCGGTGGACACACAGGGCCAGGCTGTGGAGCTGTGGGAACGGAAAGCTGGGATAGCTGGGTTAGCATGTCGGACATTCTGGTGGTGATATCATTTAGCTGAGTCTGTAAGGCCTGATGACTATCACTGAGGGATCGGAGTACCTAAGAATGTTGTCCGAGCAGATTTCCTTGAGAAGAAACGGCAAAAAACAATTCTCCGGCAGAGTCGGGTTTGCCAGCATCCGCAGAAGACTTTCCCACTGGGTCCATGTTGGTGGCTGGATCGTTCGGTCGGAATCTGGTTTAGGACCCAAGGAGGAGAGCACACAGTTTAGAATTAGTGagtgtttatttacaaagcGATTGTGAGAAGTCAGGTGAGTTCCAGTGTGACTCAAGGCGAGGAGAAGGCAGGCAgagagcgggcagacaggattccaCGAGTCCGTTGTACAATCAAGGGCAGGGTGCTTGGGAGAGAATAATATGCAGGTAAGAACACAGATAGATAATTCTAGACTTAGATTTGTGCAGAGCCGGTTACCACTATTAGTTGTACGATGCAGCGAAGACTAGAGAAGATCCTGGAATCTTTATGCAGCCGTCTGATGAGCCCGATTCACCTCAGCTGCCCAGCCTTGATTAGTGAAGCCGCCTCTCATCCGAATAAGGAAAGAGGTGGAAGAAGCACCAACAAGTGTAAACCCATGACAAGGAGGTTGGTTTTCACAACAGTGCAAAGTACAAAATCACAATATAACATTAAAAGCCAACACGAACTACgaaaagaacaaaattagaCAACCTATAAATATTGCAGAGCTTGCAAAAATGAGTTGGCCCTATTTCCAATTACCACAGGCAAATATAAGAATATATAAATACTGACTCAGTATGGTGCCCAAACTTTTAGACTTgatgaaaatgttattttttcatgtttttattacttctagttaaaaaaacacaaaaaacataacaggACAGTGGCATTTGGTCAAAAGCTTATTTTCTAATATCTTCTTTTCTCTTGAAgagtaaataaattgaactttttgcattgaagtgtcgCATTGTGATGCCTCTCAGTATCAAAATGGCAGTTCATTTATATTTGTCCAGTTTATTAGGCAtatcttataataataataatataatctttaaataaggcagcttagGCATATATTATACAGTATGTCATGTGTTTCATACATTGtactctaaaaaaaacaaatgatctGAAAGTACTTACAGAGTAGTCATGTAGAAATTAGCACAAACTGATGTTTTACTGATCATACAGCATAAACCTACAACAGATTTACAGATGTGAGAGATCCAAATGATCAGTGTTTTAGCAGTATTTATTCTATTGGCaatgaaaaaagtttgattGCAATGTTTAGATTCTGGTATCTGATAGATTTAGCATTTTGTCAGTCCTGAGAACTTAAACGCAGGTTTCTAGAATCCTGCTGAAGACagataataaatacataaacatacacagacatatctatccatctatctgtctgtctatctgtctgtctgtctgtctgtctgtctatctatctatctatccatctatcaaTCTATGGTGTGGTGTTTGTCCTCCATCGGCAGGTCTTTCCATCCGGTTCATCATCCTCAGGCCTCGGGCCCCagcctcccctcctcctctatctatctctctctctttttatttatatatatatgttatatatgttaatgtattttattatgtcTTCAGCAGGATTCTGGagacttgtgtttgttttgagaattTAACTCCAGTTGTAAATGACTGTTATGTAAAGGCCTGGATTTTATCTCCATACAGCcctttttgttctttgctgGTCAATCCAGGCTCCAGGGCAGAGAGAAGTTCTCACCCTCCAGCTCTTTGAAAATGACCGATGTGAATCGGGCCAGTTGCTCTGGACTGAAGTGGTTTTTCCAGTCTAACAActttttgaaggaaaaaaatgttctgtgtagtatctaaaaataaaatctgatattttaGGAAATGTCTCACTAAATCTCACAACAAagagcagaagctctaaaggtTTCCAGTCCGGTCTACTGCTCAGACTAGTCGTGTGTAATGACTGACATGTAGACGCTCACCTTTCCTGAAGAAAGTAGACTTGTCACTGTCCACATAATCTTTGGGAACCAGGCTGAAGTTGGACATTCTGTTGGCTTTCATAGTCTTAAAAGAACAATGCTCTGCTATCTTCAGAACGACTTCGTCACTCAGATTACAGCACAAGAAGTCTGACATACGCCTTAAAGCTGCAGGCAGGTCCTGAAAAAGACATACACAACCTTAAAGTGCAGCAGATGGTTGATGCTCTTATCCACAAACTGAGACTGATATCTTAGTGTTTCTTTTCTGAGTAGAAGATGTGACAGGGTCCAGTCTTTAAATTTATCAGAGATAAGAGGTGAAGCAGCATCTCTATACAAAATACAGttctgtattttatgtttaaactcTACCAGCAACTACTTTACCTGAACCATTTCTTCATAAGTGATGAACATAATTCTGTCTCCCAGCTCTGCACGCCTCCAGCTCTTCACATGGTCTGTCCACTTCCCAAACAGCACTGCAGACAAAACAAGTCCTGGATTGCTGCGTATTTACAATAAACCACTGCTCTACGTTCATCACATTTACACGACTTCATGCCTCTGCATACCCTCCACTGCAGAAAATTCAAACACTTCATTTCAGATGTCAGTCTCTAAGAAAAGTCTATATGTGGGCTGTAAAAACTCTGACCTCTGCCTTCCAGGAACTTCTCCAAGAACTCATCAAAAGTCCCTGGATCCTCGAGAAAGGTCGCCATCTGATGGAAGTAGTATGAAGACACCAAGATGTCCTTTGGGTTCCTCATCACACAGATCACCTACAAGTGATAACGAGCAGAAACGTTAAGAGCTTACACATGGACATGTCAGGCAAAGTGTCCATACATGTACCTTGGCTTTGGAGGTGTGGAATGAAGGGGGCATGAAGCTGTAGGGAAAATGTGTGACCAGAGCACGTGGAGATGTCAGCTTATCTGCAACCTCAGCCAATCTTTTCTCTTCCAGCCATGGGACCCGGTCCCAGTTTACAACAGTCTGGATTGGAGTCAGATCTCCTCCATTAAGCAGCAACGGAAGGATCTCCTGCATCCAGATAGTACCTGCAGAAATAGATAAAAGGAGGGGCACTGAAACAATTCTTTCTGCTCTACTGAAAAAACAGACTTATTAATCAACATAATCTGGTATAATAAGGTCAGAGATTTTCACAGTCTGACACTTTCTGTCAGACAGAACTTAGTAAGTTAATATATTACAAAAAGTTTGACATGAGCAGTTTGCATTAGCATGTTGCAGATCACACAACATATGATCTGCAAACATATATAggttttatgtatgaaaggagcCTCAGGTCTGAATAGGCTGCAACTTAATTTCAGATACCTGAGGTTGATTAGTACACCGTCGCAGCAACACAGCATTTTGTCTCATAGGTTTAGTGACTATGAGGCATCGAGCCTCGTGTTTCTCAAATATTGGTTTTATTCACAACATATTGACACGTGTAAAGCCAGTAAATACCATCTGTCTTTCTAGCAATCCCATGGTAAGTAAATTTAAAACCTCTTTTTTACAAAtactttaaagttttattacaaaaagggAACTTGGAAGGAAATCTTTCCTTAGGTCTCTATGTTATCAAGGTGTGGTCTTGTATTTGAGAACAAATAGACATACTCTGACCTGGGATAACACACGAGGCTGAACTTAGCCTCCGATTCGCAGCTTCCGATTCGCTAGTTAAGGGAAATTTTAAGGGACCCGTAAGTCAGAACGCGAGTGACTGTATTACTCCGTTAACCCTCCGTTTTATTGATACTCAATGCCGTCAAACCTgtcctagattattctacagagcctactgaatctgaaaaacatagtttgtgatttgtgaaacctttctctgatttgtgaaaatgcagtaaaggcagatttcactcatttttctgccgtttttacacactatacctggtccagatgttataatatctaTTGTGAAGtatcttattctcaacatttcataattagagttacttaaaatacatagattagaactatacttcattgcagctgtaagcagacgGCTCTTTGCTTTAGGATCCAAGCATGGACAGGCTTATAGGCCTCTAGGAGTATCTAAACATAGCATCGTGTAAGACACACTTACAGTAGATGGTTTCCTTATAAGGGTCTGTCTTAAAGGACTGTACTCTGCACTTAGAAACGTTCCCAGCACAGGATATTAACATGAAATTCGGAgaagaacacacaaacatcctATATTTAAACTTGTATCTGATCTATGATTGGACGATTCAGGACTgaggaatgttctttgtttgaaaACTATAAAAGAGAGACTTACACATCTAGTCAGGGGGTTTTTCTATGATTGGCTTCAGAaacctcacagagatgcatatctgtttacgatgtcactttttgtaataaaccatcatttttacataaagctgatgtccggagctcttcttttacctgaaagtatttttgccACAGCATAAGCCTAAAGTAATTTACTACAAAATAGTATGATCCAGAGaagaagatcttcatatgatgaagtcatcatatTACAGAAACGGCTATGAAGACACAGAGGACACTAAAGGGGAAACCACCGTACAGCACCGAGAGAGGAGAAGTTATCAACCAGATGATGGCTTCACAAAACTATAGAATGTTATTAAGGACAgtaaactacaaaatgccacAACAGACTATTTCTCCAgaacacctgcttccacaaaataaaccccaccaggtttcacaaatcacaaactatgtttttcagattctgtagactctgtagaataatctaagacaggtttgacctgactcagtgtgatattataacatctagtgtgtaaaaacagcagaaaaatgagtgaaatctgcctttactgcattttcacaaatcagagaaaggtttcacaaatcacaaactatgtttttcagattctggagactctgtagaataatctaagacaggtttgacctgactcagtgtgatattataacatctagtgtgtaaaaacagcagaaaaatgagtgaaatctgcctttactgcattttcacaaatcagagaaaggtttcacaaatcacaaactatgtttttcagattctggagactctgtagaataatctaagacaggtttgacggCATTGAGTATCAATAAAACGCAGGGTTAATAGAGAAATACAGTCACTTGCGTTCTGACTTAAGGGTCCCTTAAAATTTCCCTTAACTAGCAAATCGGAGGCTGCGCAAATCGGAAGCTAAGTTCAGCTTCGTGGATAACACCTTTTGGATAACACtacttcattgcagctgtaagcagacgGCTCTTTGCTTTAGGATCCAAGCATGGACAGGCTTATAGGCCTCTAGGAGTATCTAAACATAGCATCGTGTAAGACACACTTACAGTAGATGGTTTCCTTATAAGGGTCTGTCTTAAAGGACTGTACTCTGCACTTAGAAACGTTCCCAGCACAGGATATTAACATGAAATTCGGAgaagaacacacaaacatcctATATTTAAACTTGTATCTGATCTATGATTGGACGATTCAGGACTgaggaatgttctttgtttgaaaACTATAAAAGAGAGACTTACACATCTAGTCAGGGGGTTTTTCTATGATTGGCTTCAGAaacctcacagagatgcatatctgtttacgatgtcactttttgtaataaaccgtcatttttacataaagctgatgtccggagctcttcttttacctgaaagtatttttgccACAGCATAAGCCTAAAGTAATTTACTACAAAATAGTATGATCCAGAGaagaagatcttcatatgatgaagtcatcatatTACAGAAACGGCTATGAAGACACAGAGGACACTAAAGGGGAAACCACCGTACAGCACCGAGAGAGGAGAAGTTATCAACCAGATGATGGCTTCACAAAACTATAGAATGTTATTAAGGACAgtaaactacaaaatgccacAACAGACTATTTCTCCAgaacacctgcttccacaaaataaaccccaccaggtttcacaaatcacaaactatgtttttcagattctgtagactctgtagaataatccaagacaggtttgacctgactcagtgtgatattataacatctagtgtgtaaaaacagcagaaaaatgagtgaaatctgcctttactgcattttcacaaatcagagaaaggtttcacaaatcacaaactatgtttttcagattctggagactctgtagaataatctaagacaggtttgacctgactcagtgtgatattataacatctagtgtgtaaaaacagcagaaaaatgagtgaaatctgcctttactgcattttcacaaatcagagaaaggtttcacaaatcacaaactatgtttttcagattctggagactctgtagaataatctaagacaggtttgacggCATTGAGTATCAATAAAACGCAGGGTTAATAGAGAAATACAGTCACTTGCGTTCTGACTTAAGGGTCCCTTAAAATTTCCCTTAACTAGCAAATCGGAGGCTGCACAAATCGGAAGCTAAGTTCAGCTTCGTGGATAAcaccttttattttgttttgtgaaaatTAATTCCTCAGaggaataaagtagaaaaaaaatatgcatttgtTTTCTGCGCGTTTACTGACTAAGACCTTGTCAGGGAAAATTGCCAACAAGATAAAAGCTTGACACCGTAATTTATACAGCCTTGGGACACATTCCTAGTATATGACGTTGTTATCGGTTTAGGAGCCACAACAATATAGGTTGCGAAGAGCCAAGAAATAAACCAAgagttgattttcttttttttttttttagttgtcaGGAGTTATTTGTGACCATCTATTAGTTCGCCACTGCAATTCTGAGACTGCAGGCGCACATATCAATGAAGTTTAGACagtataattatatatttaaccATAAAATGCGTATTTTGAACCACAATATgtagattttttaaatcaatttactTCTTACATCTGATTTATTGATTCAAAGATCAGCTTTCCATCTTCCTTGAAATGGTCATTTTGATGAAAAGTACATAACTCCTAATGAATTATACATTTTAGCCACTGTTGTaatcttgtgtgtgtgtatacacttGCTACAGCAAAGTCCAGGTATCTTATACCGTGGGCAGCTGAGTTACAGCCGGTGCGATCTCTACAGTCAGGGGAAAATTGGTAtcagtaaaagaagaaacagattttaaacattaGTTCGCTGTGAGCACTGAAAATATGGAGTCTTTGACAGCACTGACCTGACTTCGGATATGTAACAGCCACAACGTCATCGTCTTTAAACTTGAATTCATTTGCAAACTTCAAACTCTGTAAGAAGTGAGTTTCTCTGGGAAGCAGAAATCCTTGATATTGCAGATAGATGTCAAATTCCAGAGACTTCATTGTAGAATATTCAACTCTGATGATTCCCATCTTTAACTTAAGCAAATCGTCATACCTGTTACGTTTAACCCTGAAAATATTATTCGAGACAGAAATGACTGGACATCAAAGATTTATTCTCACTGTAATTCCAAGGGTACGTGAATGCAGCACAATACTTCCTGATCTGTGGGGTAATTTGAAGGggagtttttaaaataacagagaaaataacTAATATTTTTACTTGTCTATCCACACTCAGCACTGCAATGCTAGTACAGTTGAAGActgtatatgtttatttatatatttatttattttcaggttCAGGAAGGCAGTACTGTCAAGAACAGGAAACATGAATAAATCAAACTCCCCACTGCAATCAAag
Encoded here:
- the LOC121641244 gene encoding sulfotransferase 2B1-like — encoded protein: MSSLKYIQYHGLLLPTVAHSAESLEYAQNFSVEDTDVFAVTYPKSGTIWMQEILPLLLNGGDLTPIQTVVNWDRVPWLEEKRLAEVADKLTSPRALVTHFPYSFMPPSFHTSKAKVICVMRNPKDILVSSYYFHQMATFLEDPGTFDEFLEKFLEGRVLFGKWTDHVKSWRRAELGDRIMFITYEEMVQDLPAALRRMSDFLCCNLSDEVVLKIAEHCSFKTMKANRMSNFSLVPKDYVDSDKSTFFRKGERLHLLDWKNHFSPEQLARFTSVIFKELEGENFSLPWSLD